In Arsenicicoccus sp. oral taxon 190, the following are encoded in one genomic region:
- a CDS encoding DUF3068 domain-containing protein, which yields MRRILGGLAVFLGVLALVLGLRADAVYHRLAKVKLDQSTTAVSEGTGVSVMRVWGDGKTVHFAPLTGQRVRNTRNVTGIPGKVPESQRDTQAFWQMGLKTEIVDVQPIAMTNEGVSLDRVSAMTTNCCGDYTSVGTLDEPGRTASSRHEGLFFKFPFDAQKRSYPFWDAELKGARDASYVRNETIQGVTTQVYEQQIPTTRLPGSQSVPRSMFVADAIGSVDASVDYANTRTFWVEPTTGVILKGQEQIERTLVSDAGRVTLVKGTIAYTDATQKALADEYAPKAKALAFVRDLLGPVGFVLGALLLALGLLLLFAHRRRARHQDLGHREDRELVGATATDRGDEATTTSHR from the coding sequence ATGCGTCGCATCCTCGGCGGTCTCGCCGTCTTCCTGGGCGTCCTTGCCCTCGTCCTCGGGCTGCGCGCCGACGCGGTCTACCACCGGCTGGCCAAGGTCAAGCTGGACCAGTCCACGACGGCGGTGTCCGAGGGCACCGGCGTCTCCGTCATGCGGGTGTGGGGCGACGGCAAGACCGTCCACTTCGCGCCGCTGACCGGCCAGCGGGTCCGCAACACCCGCAACGTCACCGGCATCCCCGGCAAGGTGCCCGAGTCCCAGCGTGACACCCAGGCCTTCTGGCAGATGGGTCTCAAGACCGAGATCGTGGACGTCCAGCCGATCGCGATGACCAACGAGGGCGTCTCGCTCGACCGAGTCAGCGCCATGACCACCAACTGCTGCGGCGACTACACGTCGGTGGGCACGCTCGACGAGCCGGGCCGGACCGCGTCGAGCCGGCACGAGGGGCTGTTCTTCAAGTTCCCCTTCGACGCGCAGAAGCGTTCCTACCCCTTCTGGGACGCCGAGCTGAAGGGCGCGCGGGACGCGTCCTACGTCCGCAACGAGACCATCCAGGGCGTCACGACCCAGGTCTACGAGCAGCAGATCCCCACGACCCGCCTGCCCGGCAGCCAGTCGGTGCCGCGGTCGATGTTCGTGGCGGACGCCATCGGCAGCGTCGACGCCTCCGTGGACTACGCCAACACCCGCACCTTCTGGGTAGAGCCGACGACCGGCGTCATCCTCAAGGGTCAGGAGCAGATCGAGCGGACCCTGGTGTCCGACGCGGGCCGGGTGACGCTCGTCAAGGGCACCATCGCCTACACCGACGCGACCCAGAAGGCCCTCGCCGACGAGTACGCCCCCAAGGCCAAGGCCCTCGCCTTCGTGCGGGACCTGCTCGGGCCCGTCGGTTTCGTCCTCGGCGCGCTGCTGCTGGCGCTGGGCCTGCTGCTGCTCTTCGCCCACCGGCGCCGGGCCCGCCACCAGGACCTCGGGCACCGCGAGGACCGCGAGCTCGTGGGGGCGACGGCCACCGACCGCGGCGACGAGGCGACGACGACCTCGCATCGCTGA
- a CDS encoding phytoene desaturase family protein — MTTSRSSSPSRSAGPVETVDAVVVGGGHHGLVAASTLADAGWDVLVLEARDTVGGAVASRDVDGWVLDEFSACHPLGAVSPVLRELDLEQHGLSWCHAPRPVVHVAAGDDTEGSVVQPTAEETAALLDQDHAGDGESWLRLCRQWEQLREPLLAALLTRWPPVRSLGPVLARVGATQLPDFVRFAMLPVDRMGVELFGGARGGQLLAGNAMHADIPPEAPGSGLFGWLMTMLAQDVGFPSPRGGTRALAQALRARAEQAGARVETGQLVTRIALAGGRAHGVETADGRRIRARRAVIADTSAPDLYERLLPQDAIPVGLRSRLDRFAWDLPTLKLNYRLAAPMPWTARHAHGAAVVHAGQDRHGLVRWSADLGSERVPERPFALVGQMTTIDPTRSPDGTEALWLYTHLPRGVTDPDSAARLTEGCEAMFDDLAPGWRDHVIDRWDQTPRALHDSNANLGEGAVGGGTMQLWQQAIWRPVTGLGGPRTHVDGLYLGSAATHPGGGVHGGCGYLAARAALADQAWWGRPARHLSLATLHRLYAERPTLR; from the coding sequence ATGACCACCTCGCGCAGCAGCAGCCCGTCCCGGTCGGCCGGCCCCGTGGAGACCGTCGACGCCGTCGTCGTCGGGGGCGGCCACCACGGTCTCGTCGCGGCGAGCACGCTGGCCGACGCCGGCTGGGACGTCCTGGTCCTGGAGGCCCGGGACACCGTGGGCGGCGCCGTCGCCTCCCGGGACGTCGACGGCTGGGTGTTGGACGAGTTCAGCGCCTGCCACCCGCTCGGGGCCGTCTCCCCCGTACTGCGGGAGCTCGACCTGGAGCAGCACGGCCTCAGCTGGTGCCACGCCCCCCGCCCCGTCGTGCACGTCGCCGCTGGCGACGACACCGAGGGGTCCGTGGTCCAGCCGACGGCCGAGGAGACTGCGGCGCTGCTCGACCAGGACCACGCCGGCGACGGCGAGAGCTGGCTGCGCCTGTGCCGGCAGTGGGAGCAGCTGCGCGAGCCGCTGCTGGCGGCGCTGCTGACCCGGTGGCCCCCGGTGCGCTCGCTCGGGCCCGTGCTTGCCCGGGTCGGCGCGACGCAGCTGCCCGACTTCGTGCGCTTCGCGATGCTGCCGGTGGACCGGATGGGCGTCGAGCTCTTCGGCGGGGCCCGCGGCGGCCAGCTGCTCGCCGGCAACGCCATGCACGCCGACATCCCGCCGGAGGCCCCCGGCAGCGGGCTCTTCGGCTGGCTGATGACGATGCTCGCCCAGGACGTCGGATTCCCGTCGCCGCGCGGCGGCACCCGCGCCCTGGCCCAGGCGCTGCGAGCGCGCGCCGAGCAGGCGGGAGCCCGCGTCGAGACCGGTCAGCTCGTCACCCGCATCGCCCTAGCCGGCGGCCGGGCGCACGGCGTCGAGACCGCCGACGGCCGTCGGATCCGGGCCCGCCGCGCCGTCATCGCCGACACCAGCGCGCCCGACCTCTACGAGAGGCTGCTGCCGCAGGACGCCATACCCGTCGGGCTGCGCAGCCGGCTGGACCGGTTCGCGTGGGACCTGCCGACGCTCAAGCTCAACTACCGCCTCGCCGCGCCGATGCCGTGGACCGCGCGCCACGCCCACGGCGCCGCGGTGGTCCACGCCGGCCAGGACCGCCACGGCCTCGTGCGCTGGTCGGCCGACCTCGGCTCGGAGCGGGTCCCGGAGCGGCCGTTCGCGCTGGTGGGGCAGATGACGACGATCGACCCGACCCGCTCGCCCGACGGCACCGAGGCGCTGTGGCTCTACACCCACCTGCCGCGGGGCGTCACCGACCCCGACAGCGCGGCCCGGCTGACCGAGGGCTGCGAGGCGATGTTCGACGACCTGGCGCCCGGGTGGCGCGACCACGTCATCGACCGATGGGACCAGACGCCGCGGGCGCTGCACGACAGCAACGCCAACCTCGGCGAGGGCGCGGTCGGCGGCGGCACGATGCAGCTGTGGCAGCAGGCCATCTGGCGCCCGGTGACCGGGCTCGGCGGCCCCCGCACCCACGTGGACGGGCTCTACCTCGGCAGCGCCGCCACGCACCCCGGCGGCGGCGTGCACGGCGGCTGCGGCTACCTGGCCGCCCGGGCCGCCCTGGCCGACCAGGCCTGGTGGGGCCGACCGGCACGTCACCTCTCCCTGGCCACCCTGCACCGCCTGTATGCCGAGCGCCCCACCCTGCGCTGA
- a CDS encoding SRPBCC family protein — protein MHTERHQTPATVDQVWAVIADGWSYPCWVVGASRMRAVSGDWPAPGARLHHSVGAWPALLDDDTEVVECEPGRRILLRAKARPFFGVAAVEITLEPQGGGTLISMREDASQGPGRFVPQAARQAAIARRNSETLTRLALIAEHATEPRRS, from the coding sequence ATGCACACCGAGCGGCACCAGACGCCCGCCACCGTCGACCAGGTGTGGGCGGTCATCGCCGACGGCTGGAGCTATCCCTGCTGGGTGGTGGGCGCCTCCCGGATGCGCGCCGTGTCTGGAGACTGGCCCGCGCCCGGCGCGCGCCTGCACCACTCCGTCGGCGCGTGGCCCGCGCTGCTCGACGACGACACCGAGGTGGTCGAGTGCGAGCCCGGCCGACGGATCCTGCTGCGGGCCAAGGCGCGTCCGTTCTTCGGCGTGGCCGCCGTGGAGATCACCCTCGAGCCGCAGGGCGGCGGCACGCTCATCAGCATGCGTGAGGACGCCTCGCAGGGGCCGGGCCGGTTCGTGCCCCAGGCCGCCAGGCAGGCGGCGATCGCCCGGCGCAACAGCGAGACCCTCACCCGGCTCGCCCTGATCGCCGAGCACGCGACGGAGCCGCGCCGCTCCTGA